One segment of Panicum virgatum strain AP13 chromosome 3K, P.virgatum_v5, whole genome shotgun sequence DNA contains the following:
- the LOC120697220 gene encoding outer envelope pore protein 16, chloroplastic-like isoform X1, with protein MPHSRFSGSLRSPKIDVVIDMGNPFLNRTVDGFLKIGAVGACKVAAEETFECLHRGDVSKHKLEHALKKMCKEGAYWGTVAGVYVGMVYGVERVRGRSDWKNAMIGGALSGVLISGASNNHKDKIIKDAITAGAVATAVEFINYLT; from the exons ATGCCCCACAGCCGCTTCTCGGGGTCGCTCCGCTCGCCCAAGATCGACGTCGTCATCGACATGGGGAACCCCTTCCTCAACCGCACCGTCGACGGCTTCCTCAAGATCGGCGCG GTCGGCGCTTGCAAGGTGGCCGCCGAGGAGACCTTCGAGTGCCTCCACAGAG GGGATGTTTCAAAGCACAAGCTTGAGCATGCG CTAAAGAAAATGTGCAAGGAGGGTGCTTACTGGG GTACTGTTGCTGGAGTTTATGTGGGCATGGTGTATGGAGTGGAAAGGGTCCGTGGTCGCAGTGACTGG aaGAATGCAATGATAGGTGGCGCATTATCTGGTGTCCTGATCTCTGGTGCCAGCAACAACCACAAAGACAAAATCATCAAGGACGCCATCACCGCTGGCGCAGTTGCAACAGCTGTTGAGTTCATCAACTACCTTACCTAG
- the LOC120697220 gene encoding outer envelope pore protein 16, chloroplastic-like isoform X4 has product MPHSRFSGSLRSPKIDVVIDMGNPFLNRTVDGFLKIGAVGACKVAAEETFECLHRGDVSKHKLEHALKKMCKEGAYWGTVAGVYVGMVYGVERVRGRSDW; this is encoded by the exons ATGCCCCACAGCCGCTTCTCGGGGTCGCTCCGCTCGCCCAAGATCGACGTCGTCATCGACATGGGGAACCCCTTCCTCAACCGCACCGTCGACGGCTTCCTCAAGATCGGCGCG GTCGGCGCTTGCAAGGTGGCCGCCGAGGAGACCTTCGAGTGCCTCCACAGAG GGGATGTTTCAAAGCACAAGCTTGAGCATGCG CTAAAGAAAATGTGCAAGGAGGGTGCTTACTGGG GTACTGTTGCTGGAGTTTATGTGGGCATGGTGTATGGAGTGGAAAGGGTCCGTGGTCGCAGTGACTGG TAA